The Vitis riparia cultivar Riparia Gloire de Montpellier isolate 1030 unplaced genomic scaffold, EGFV_Vit.rip_1.0 scaffold849_pilon_pilon, whole genome shotgun sequence genome has a window encoding:
- the LOC117910779 gene encoding putative leucine-rich repeat receptor-like protein kinase At2g19210 isoform X1, which translates to MEMLVVVLGYLALTAMVHGQDQSGFISIDCGINPGSSYFDAATEIYYMSDSEFIDTGINYDVSMEHRSRFGTPDQQLMTVRSFPEGTKNCYTLQPQQGKDNKYLIRASFMYGNYDSKNQLPEFKLYLGVNEWDAVKFNHSYDIVRREIIHVPRTGHIDVCLVNTGFGSPFISALELRQLNNSIYTTQSGSLILFKRLDIGSTSQTVRYKDDAFDRVWEPFSRPYWKSVSTSYSSDTLSDNHFKPPSKVMATAVTPGDERYPLEFHWNLDNSTRQFYVYTHFAEVEELQSNQLRELYVSLNGWFWSPEPIVPGRLVPHTGFSAHSISASSELSLSIFKTHRSTLPPILNALEIYEIKQLFQSSTVQSNVDAIKKIKAVYKVKKNWQGDPCLPIEFSWNGLSCSDNSPISPSIVSLNLSWSKLTGKIDSSFSNLTSLKSLDLSYNSLTGEVPNFLSKLPSLKTLNLSGNNLTGSVPLALIEKSRNGSVSLRLDGNPNLCKKNSCEEEEDKEKFSNNVIVPLVASISVLVLLLGEVAALWIFKRRKQHGGMALDSMNPRLSYSEVNRITGNFKKLLDQGASAEVYLGHLSDGTEVAVKMLTPSSVLVFKQFKTEAQRLTRVHHKNLVSLIGYCDEGSRMVLVYEHMAKGNLKEYLSGKKEIVLSWEQRLQIAINAAQALEYLHDGCNPPIIHRDVKTENILLNEKFQAKVAAFGWSRSMPSEGGSYVSTAIVGTPGYIDPEYDKTSVPSKKTDIYSFGIVLLELISG; encoded by the exons gcTTCATAAGCATCGATTGTGGGATAAATCCGGGTTCCAGCTATTTTGATGCCGCAACTGAAATATATTACATGTCAGACTCAGAATTCATAGACACTGGAATAAATTATGATGTTTCCATGGAACACAGATCCAGGTTTGGAACTCCAGATCAGCAGCTTATGACTGTGAGAAGCTTTCCAGAAGGAACCAAGAATTGTTACACTCTTCAACCACAACAAGGCAAAGATAATAAGTACTTGATCAGAGCTTCCTTCATGTATGGGAACTATGACTCCAAGAATCAACTTCCAGAGTTCAAACTATATCTGGGTGTTAATGAATGGGATGCTGTGAAATTCAACCATTCATATGATATTGTCAGGAGGGAAATTATACATGTCCCAAGAACAGGTCACATAGATGTCTGCCTAGTGAACACTGGTTTTGGGTCACCTTTCATATCGGCATTAGAGTTGAGACAACTGAATAATTCCATTTATACAACTCAATCTGGATCATTGATACTCTTTAAGAGGCTTGATATTGGTTCAACAAGTCAGACAGTCAG ATACAAAGATGACGCTTTTGATCGCGTTTGGGAACCATTCAGCCGGCCTTATTGGAAATCAGTGAGCACATCCTATAGTAGTGATACTTTAAGTGATAACCACTTCAAACCTCCATCCAAGGTCATGGCAACTGCTGTAACCCCTGGTGATGAAAGATATCCCTTGGAATTCCACTGGAATCTGGACAATTCTACTCGACAGTTCTATGTATACACGCACTTTGCTGAGGTTGAGGAGCTCCAATCCAACCAGTTGAGAGAATTGTATGTATCACTTAATGGTTGGTTCTGGAGTCCTGAACCTATTGTTCCTGGAAGATTGGTTCCACATACTGGATTTAGTGCACATTCCATAAGTGCATCATCTGAGCTATCACTTTCAATTTTTAAGACACACAGATCCACTCTTCCACCAATTCTCAATGCTTTGGAGATTTATGAGATAAAACAGTTGTTTCAATCATCAACTGTCCAGAGCAATG TTGATGCTATCAAGAAAATCAAGGCAGTGTACAAGGTGAAGAAAAACTGGCAAGGAGATCCATGTCTTCCCATTGAGTTCTCATGGAATGGCCTGAGCTGCAGTGACAACAGTCCCATTTCCCCTAGCATCGTCTCTTT GAACCTTTCTTGGAGCAAGTTAACTGGGAAGATAGATTCTTCATTCTCCAATCTCACATCATTAAAATCTTT AGATTTATCTTACAATAGTTTGACTGGAGAAGTGCCAAACTTTCTATCTAAACTGCCTTCCTTGAAGACCCT GAACTTGTCAGGGAATAATCTCACAGGATCAGTTCCATTGGCTCTCATTGAAAAATCTAGAAATGGATCCGTGTCTTTGAG ATTGGATGGCAATCCGAATCTTTGTAAGAAAAACTCTTGTGAGGAAGAGGAGGACAAAGAGAAGTTCAGTAATAATGTTATTGTTCCATTAGTTGCATCCATTTCAGTTCTAGTCCTCTTATTAGGTGAAGTAGCAGCCTTGTGGATAtttaaaaggagaaaacaaCATG GTGGTATGGCATTGGACTCAATGAACCCCCGCCTTAGTTACTCTGAGGTCAATAGAATCACTGGCAACTTCAAAAAGCTGCTTGACCAAGGAGCATCAGCAGAAGTTTACCTTGGCCATTTAAGTGATGGCACTGAAGTTGCAGTCAAGATGCTGACACCTTCATCAGTTCTAGTGTTTAAGCAATTCAAGACTGAG GCTCAGCGGTTGACAAGAGTTCATCATAAAAACTTGGTTTCTCTAATTGGATACTGTGACGAAGGTTCAAGGATGGTGCTCGTTTACGAGCATATGGCTAAGGGGAATTTAAAAGAGTATTTATCAG GCAAAAAAGAAATTGTCTTGAGTTGGGAACAAAGGCTTCAAATAGCAATTAACGCGGCACAAG CATTGGAATATTTACATGATGGTTGCAATCCGCCCATAATCCATAGAGATGTTAAAACTGAAAACAtcttattgaatgaaaaatttcaAGCCAAAGTTGCAGCTTTTGGGTGGTCTAGAAGTATGCCCTCTGAAGGTGGAAGCTATGTATCAACTGCAATTGTTGGCACACCGGGGTACATTGACCCCGA GTACGACAAAACCTCAGTACCAAGTAAGAAAACTGATATTTATAGCTTTGGGATTGTTTTATTGGAGCTTATTTCGGGTTGA
- the LOC117910779 gene encoding putative leucine-rich repeat receptor-like protein kinase At2g19210 isoform X2, which yields MEMLIVLSGYLAFTAMVHGQDQSGFISIDCGINPGSSYFDAATEIYYMSDSEFIDTGINYDVSMEHRSRFGTPDQQLMTVRSFPEGTKNCYTLQPQQGKDNKYLIRASFMYGNYDSKNQLPEFKLYLGVNEWDAVKFNHSYDIVRREIIHVPRTGHIDVCLVNTGFGSPFISALELRQLNNSIYTTQSGSLILFKRLDIGSTSQTVRYKDDAFDRVWEPFSRPYWKSVSTSYSSDTLSDNHFKPPSKVMATAVTPGDERYPLEFHWNLDNSTRQFYVYTHFAEVEELQSNQLRELYVSLNGWFWSPEPIVPGRLVPHTGFSAHSISASSELSLSIFKTHRSTLPPILNALEIYEIKQLFQSSTVQSNVDAIKKIKAVYKVKKNWQGDPCLPIEFSWNGLSCSDNSPISPSIVSLNLSWSKLTGKIDSSFSNLTSLKSLDLSYNSLTGEVPNFLSKLPSLKTLNLSGNNLTGSVPLALIEKSRNGSVSLRLDGNPNLCKKNSCEEEEDKEKFSNNVIVPLVASISVLVLLLGEVAALWIFKRRKQHGGMALDSMNPRLSYSEVNRITGNFKKLLDQGASAEVYLGHLSDGTEVAVKMLTPSSVLVFKQFKTEAQRLTRVHHKNLVSLIGYCDEGSRMVLVYEHMAKGNLKEYLSGKKEIVLSWEQRLQIAINAAQALEYLHDGCNPPIIHRDVKTENILLNEKFQAKVAAFGWSRSMPSEGGSYVSTAIVGTPGYIDPEYDKTSVPSKKTDIYSFGIVLLELISG from the exons gcTTCATAAGCATCGATTGTGGGATAAATCCGGGTTCCAGCTATTTTGATGCCGCAACTGAAATATATTACATGTCAGACTCAGAATTCATAGACACTGGAATAAATTATGATGTTTCCATGGAACACAGATCCAGGTTTGGAACTCCAGATCAGCAGCTTATGACTGTGAGAAGCTTTCCAGAAGGAACCAAGAATTGTTACACTCTTCAACCACAACAAGGCAAAGATAATAAGTACTTGATCAGAGCTTCCTTCATGTATGGGAACTATGACTCCAAGAATCAACTTCCAGAGTTCAAACTATATCTGGGTGTTAATGAATGGGATGCTGTGAAATTCAACCATTCATATGATATTGTCAGGAGGGAAATTATACATGTCCCAAGAACAGGTCACATAGATGTCTGCCTAGTGAACACTGGTTTTGGGTCACCTTTCATATCGGCATTAGAGTTGAGACAACTGAATAATTCCATTTATACAACTCAATCTGGATCATTGATACTCTTTAAGAGGCTTGATATTGGTTCAACAAGTCAGACAGTCAG ATACAAAGATGACGCTTTTGATCGCGTTTGGGAACCATTCAGCCGGCCTTATTGGAAATCAGTGAGCACATCCTATAGTAGTGATACTTTAAGTGATAACCACTTCAAACCTCCATCCAAGGTCATGGCAACTGCTGTAACCCCTGGTGATGAAAGATATCCCTTGGAATTCCACTGGAATCTGGACAATTCTACTCGACAGTTCTATGTATACACGCACTTTGCTGAGGTTGAGGAGCTCCAATCCAACCAGTTGAGAGAATTGTATGTATCACTTAATGGTTGGTTCTGGAGTCCTGAACCTATTGTTCCTGGAAGATTGGTTCCACATACTGGATTTAGTGCACATTCCATAAGTGCATCATCTGAGCTATCACTTTCAATTTTTAAGACACACAGATCCACTCTTCCACCAATTCTCAATGCTTTGGAGATTTATGAGATAAAACAGTTGTTTCAATCATCAACTGTCCAGAGCAATG TTGATGCTATCAAGAAAATCAAGGCAGTGTACAAGGTGAAGAAAAACTGGCAAGGAGATCCATGTCTTCCCATTGAGTTCTCATGGAATGGCCTGAGCTGCAGTGACAACAGTCCCATTTCCCCTAGCATCGTCTCTTT GAACCTTTCTTGGAGCAAGTTAACTGGGAAGATAGATTCTTCATTCTCCAATCTCACATCATTAAAATCTTT AGATTTATCTTACAATAGTTTGACTGGAGAAGTGCCAAACTTTCTATCTAAACTGCCTTCCTTGAAGACCCT GAACTTGTCAGGGAATAATCTCACAGGATCAGTTCCATTGGCTCTCATTGAAAAATCTAGAAATGGATCCGTGTCTTTGAG ATTGGATGGCAATCCGAATCTTTGTAAGAAAAACTCTTGTGAGGAAGAGGAGGACAAAGAGAAGTTCAGTAATAATGTTATTGTTCCATTAGTTGCATCCATTTCAGTTCTAGTCCTCTTATTAGGTGAAGTAGCAGCCTTGTGGATAtttaaaaggagaaaacaaCATG GTGGTATGGCATTGGACTCAATGAACCCCCGCCTTAGTTACTCTGAGGTCAATAGAATCACTGGCAACTTCAAAAAGCTGCTTGACCAAGGAGCATCAGCAGAAGTTTACCTTGGCCATTTAAGTGATGGCACTGAAGTTGCAGTCAAGATGCTGACACCTTCATCAGTTCTAGTGTTTAAGCAATTCAAGACTGAG GCTCAGCGGTTGACAAGAGTTCATCATAAAAACTTGGTTTCTCTAATTGGATACTGTGACGAAGGTTCAAGGATGGTGCTCGTTTACGAGCATATGGCTAAGGGGAATTTAAAAGAGTATTTATCAG GCAAAAAAGAAATTGTCTTGAGTTGGGAACAAAGGCTTCAAATAGCAATTAACGCGGCACAAG CATTGGAATATTTACATGATGGTTGCAATCCGCCCATAATCCATAGAGATGTTAAAACTGAAAACAtcttattgaatgaaaaatttcaAGCCAAAGTTGCAGCTTTTGGGTGGTCTAGAAGTATGCCCTCTGAAGGTGGAAGCTATGTATCAACTGCAATTGTTGGCACACCGGGGTACATTGACCCCGA GTACGACAAAACCTCAGTACCAAGTAAGAAAACTGATATTTATAGCTTTGGGATTGTTTTATTGGAGCTTATTTCGGGTTGA